The following coding sequences are from one Panicum hallii strain FIL2 chromosome 5, PHallii_v3.1, whole genome shotgun sequence window:
- the LOC112895540 gene encoding probable glutathione S-transferase GSTU6: MAAGGELQLLGSWYSPYVIRAKVALGLKGLRYEYLEEDLFSKSDLLLKSNPAHKKVPVLVHGGRPVCESLVVVQYVDEAWAGTGPPLLPGDARDRATARFWAAFIDDKFFRAWRELFRSTTDSQRAEAFRSVVPRVETLEQAFMECSEGKAFFGGDAVGLADVALGSFLVWIQVVDEVSGTKLLDGARFPGLAAWAERFLAVDAVKDAMPEFERLLEHYKGFLAKLASPAAPAGYS, from the exons ATGGcagccggcggcgagctgcagcttTTGGGCTCGTGGTACAGCCCGTACGTGATCCGCGCCAAGGTGGCCCTGGGGCTGAAGGGGCTCCGCTACGAGTACCTCGAGGAGGACCTCTTCAGCAAGAGCGACCTCCTCCTGAAATCCAACCCAGCGCACAAGAAGGTGCCCGTCCTCGTCCACGGCGGCCGCCCGGTGTGCGAGTCGCTCGTCGTCGTGCAGTACGTCGACGAGGCTTGGGCGGGGACCGGGCCGCCTCTCCTCCCTGGCGACGCCCGTGACCGCGCCACGGCCCGCTTCTGGGCGGCCTTCATCGACGACAAG TTTTTCCGGGCGTGGAGGGAACTGTTCAGGTCGACGACCGATAGCCAGAGAGCAGAGGCGTTCAGGAGCGTCGTCCCCCGGGTGGAGACGCTGGAGCAGGCGTTCATGGAGTGCTCCGAGGGGAAGGCCTTCTTCGGCGGCGACGCCGTCGGGCTCGCTGACGTTGCGCTGGGGAGCTTCCTGGTGTGGATTCAGGTGGTGGACGAGGTGTCCGGCACCAAACTTCTGGACGGGGCCAGGTTCCCGGGCTTGGCGGCGTGGGCGGAGCGGTTCCTGGCCGTCGACGCCGTCAAGGACGCGATGCCGGAATTCGAGAGGCTCTTGGAGCACTACAAGGGGTTTCTGGCTAAATTGGCTTCACCTGCTGCGCCAGCTGGCTATAGCTGA
- the LOC112895539 gene encoding probable glutathione S-transferase GSTU6, protein MAVAAAAGAGGELRLLGTWSSPWVIRVRVALGLKGLSYEYLEEDLASKSDLLLRSNPVHGKVPVLLHGGRPVCESLVILEYADEAWPGVGPPLLPSDPYDRATARFWAAYVNDTFLPAFRALFRSLTEEQRAAAFENAVPKVEALDRALAECSKGKPFFGGDAVGLVDVALGSHLVWIRAVNEVAGTNLLDGARFPGLAAWAERFLAVDAVREVVPDAGKVLEQYKGFRAKWIAAAGSTSKST, encoded by the exons ATGGCGGTGGCCGCAGCAGCAGGAGCAGGGGGCGAGCTGCGGCTGCTGGGCACGTGGTCGAGCCCGTGGGTGATCCGGGTGAGGGTGGCGCTGGGGCTCAAGGGCCTGAGCTACGAGTACCTCGAGGAGGACCTGGCGAGCAAGAGCGACCTCCTGCTGAGATCCAACCCGGTGCACGGGAAGGTGCCGGTCCTCCTccacggcggccggccggtgtGCGAGTCGCTCGTCATCCTGGAGTACGCCGACGAGGCCTGGCCGGGCGTCGGCCCACCGCTCCTCCCGTCCGACCCCTACGACCGCGCCACGGCGCGGTTCTGGGCGGCCTACGTCAACGACACG TTTCTTCCGGCGTTCAGGGCGCTGTTCAGGTCGCTGACGgaggagcagcgggcggcggcgttcgAGAACGCCGTCCCGAAGGTGGAGGCGCTGGACCGGGCGCTCGCGGAGTGCTCCAAGGGGAAGCCCTTCTTCGGCGGCGACGCCGTCGGGCTCGTGGACGTCGCGCTCGGGAGCCACCTGGTGTGGATCAGGGCGGTGAACGAGGTGGCCGGCACCAACCTCCTGGACGGGGCCAGGTTCCCCGGCCTGGCGGCGTGGGCGGAGCGGTTCTTGGCCGTGGACGCCGTGAGGGAGGTCGTGCCGGACGCCGGGAAGGTCTTGGAGCAGTACAAGGGGTTTCGGGCTAAGTGGATCGCCGCTGCTGGTTCTACTTCCAAATCTACATGA
- the LOC112895553 gene encoding protein PLASTID MOVEMENT IMPAIRED 2-like, whose product MDEVLGRSSSVRVTRSIFGESTGGSGRKLEKNRARDVLLGQENLSPEMKQLAKFCMDRLNERKAAVDKERAAAESELLRARAMAKELERQIEQAKARATSRRSELPTMRATGAPKNGADASSSQEERDAAEYAEVARELDRAKQELRRLGLEMKSAAEAKAKAESDIVASAITIQCNLRSADEMKRLVDEANEEHVLVELARIEAERECREIDAQRRAEAERFAGEMEATRAKIEALRKDVVRARDMEAMLAVTNADVEVLQSEMELVRAMERNNAKNDDAAEAEARRKKEEAQDKALLQAAEAELDAAKKELESIKAERFQFMTSMDSARTEILRVSEEVNRLKAEEKKADAQVQQLNAKLLKARARLETLTETDERSRAIVSNLTLALQQLQAEKEKARKEEELTEIERRCVRAETESANAEIAVTEARIQQSVKELEAAKVAEAAAMKKLKAAVEGTMQARASQGSGTITISRFEYEYLSGRAALVRVVADKKVSAAQAWVQALKAGEKELEARAEAAELVAAEVRAREAEAAAEAESAAGEQKALELELYDLNAAAEREELMCEYPRRRSTRVSATMRRARARRPSVSSASGIRNPRSPSFTIKRKKKVMPSIFKLIKQRKDKSAS is encoded by the exons ATGGATGAGGTCCTGGGAAGGAGTAGCTCAGTGAGAGTCACAAGGAGCATCTTTGGTGAAAGCACCGGTGGGAGTgggaggaagctggagaagaaCAGGGCGAGGGATGTTCTTCTAGGACAAGAG AATTTGTCTCCGGAAATGAAGCAGCTCGCGAAATTCTGCATGGATAGGCTGAATGAACGCAAGGCCGCCGTGGACAAGGAGAGAGCCGCCGCCGAGTCCGAGCTGCTGAGGGCGCGCGCCATGGCGAAAGAGCTGGAGCGCCAAATCGAGCAGGCCAAGGCCAGGGCGACGTCCAGGAGATCAGAGCTCCCGACAATGCGGGCGACAGGGGCACCCAAGAACGGCGCCGACGCGTCGAGCTCGCAGGAGGAGCGCGACGCGGCTGAGTACGCGGAGGTGGCGCGGGAGCTGGACCGTGCCAAGCAGGAGCTGCGCAGGCTGGGGCTGGAGATGAAGTCCGCGGCGGAGGCCAAGGCCAAGGCCGAGAGCGACATCGTGGCGTCGGCGATCACCATCCAGTGCAACCTGCGCTCGGCCGACGAGATGAAGCGGCTGGTGGACGAGGCGAACGAGGAGCACGTCCTGGTGGAGCTCGCGCGCATCGAGGCCGAGCGGGAGTGCCGCGAGATCGACGCCCAGCGGCGCGCCGAGGCGGAGCGGTTCGCCGGGGAGATGGAGGCCACCAGGGCCAAGATCGAGGCGCTGCGGAAGGACGTGGTCCGCGCGAGGGATATGGAGGCGATGCTCGCCGTGACGAACGCCGACGTGGAGGTCCTGCAGTCCGAGATGGAGCTGGTGCGCGCCATGGAGAGGAACAATGCCAAGAACGACGACGCAGCGGAGGCTGAGGCGAGGCGGAAGAAGGAAGAGGCGCAGGACAAGGCGCTGCTGCAGGCTGCGGAggccgagctcgatgcggccaAGAAGGAGCTGGAGAGCATCAAGGCCGAGAGATTCCAGTTCATGACGTCCATGGACAGCGCGCGCACCGAGATCCTTAGAGTCTCCGAGGAAGTGAATCGGCTCAAGGCGGAGGAGAAGAAGGCGGACGCGCAGGTGCAGCAGCTGAACGCCAAGCTGCTGAAGGCGAGGGCCCGGTTGGAGACCCTCACGGAGACCGACGAGCGATCCAGGGCGATCGTCTCCAACCTGACGTTGGCACTGCAGCAGCTGCAAGCGGAGAAAGAGAAGGCGAGGAAAGAGGAGGAGCTGACCGAGATCGAGCGACGGTGCGTGCGCGCCGAGACCGAGAGCGCGAACGCCGAGATCGCCGTGACCGAGGCACGTATCCAGCAGTCCGTGAAGGAGCTTGAGGCGGCGAAGGTGGCCGAGGCCGCGGCGATGAAGAAGCTGAAGGCCGCCGTGGAGGGCACGATGCAGGCGAGGGCGTCACAGGGTTCGGGGACCATAACCATCTCGCGATTCGAGTACGAGTACCTGAGCGGGCGCGCGGCGCTGGTCCGCGTGGTGGCGGACAAGAAGGTGTCCGCAGCGCAGGCGTGGGTGCAGGCGCTGAAGGCCGGCgagaaggagctggaggcgcGCGCGGAGGCCGCGGAGCTCGTGGCCGCCGAGGTGCGCGCCagggaggccgaggcggcggcggaggcggagagcGCGGCGGGCGAGCAGAAGGCGCTGGAGCTGGAGCTGTACGACCTGaacgcggcggcggagcgggaggAGCTGATGTGCGAGTACCCGCGGCGGCGGTCGACCAGGGTGTCGGCGACGATGCGgagggcgagggcgcggcggccgtcggtGTCGTCGGCGTCGGGGATCCGGAACCCGCGGTCGCCGTCGTTCACCatcaagaggaagaagaaggtgaTGCCCAGCATCTTCAAGCTCATCAAGCAGAGGAAGGACAAAAGCGCCAGCTGA
- the LOC112895554 gene encoding uncharacterized protein LOC112895554, protein MRLRHASDLRAFLAAAAVAHLSSSPASRASPCAPPPLPAPRLRAFASSRVSTPPSSPSPSPSPAGAVASAGASAAAAAAACEQGAAKPAICTADELHYAPVPGTEWRLALWRYRPPPEAPKRNHPLMLLSGVATNAVGFDLSPGASFARHMSMQGFDTWIVEVRGAGLSMRGSELAAANTKSDMPPDSSLDESSTAKANVVVPAKNMSTSDPQISEVPVIADKNMVGTSASEEPQLVIKLSNTLVGLGETFSSYVKDSRLKNIVDSFFDRVSELAPDASLASLEEISEKILGLLELPQTSVISNQISNLSQRLVKILGEGQQTVSPRLFGWQERLSATIEDLQKQLELIISYDWDFDHYLEEDVPAAMDYIRKQSVPKDGKLLAIGHSMGGILLYAMVSKCGFEGAEPELAAIVTLASSVDYTTSNSSLKMLLPLADPAEMLRVPAIPLGALLSTTYPISSRAPYILSLLRSQISAKEMMDPELLSKLILNNFCTVPAKVLLQLTTAFRDGGLCNRNGTFFFKEHLHKIKVPVLALAGDEDLICPPEAVYETVKLIPQHLVTYKVFGAPEGPHYAHYDLVGGRKAVHEVYPCIIEFLSQHDKVSS, encoded by the exons ATGCGGCTGCGGCACGCGTCCGACCTCCGCGCCTtcctcgccgcggccgccgtcgcgcacctctcctcctccccggcCTCCCGCGCCTCCCCGTGCGCGCCCCCTCCGCTGCCGGCGCCGCGGCTCCGCGCGTTCGCATCCTCCCGGGTCTCGACGCCACCCTcctcgccctcgccctcgccctcgcccGCGGGGGCGGTCGCCTCGGCGGGCGCCTCagcggccgcagccgccgcagcctgcgagcagggggcggcgaaGCCCGCGATATGCACGGCCGATGAGCTGCACTACGCGCCCGTGCCGGGCACCGAGTGGCGGCTAGCGCTCTGGCGGTACCGTCCGCCGCCTGAG GCGCCGAAGAGGAACCACCCGCTGATGCTGCTGTCTGGAGTGGCTACGAACGCTGTTGGGTTCGACCTGTCCCCTGGG GCTTCTTTTGCTCGTCATATGTCTATGCAAGGATTTGATACATGGATTGTTGAAGTGCGTGGTGCAGGCTTGAGCATGCGTGGATCAGAACTAGCTGCAGCTAACACCAAATCTGACATGCCCCCAGATTCTAGTTTGGATGAAAGTTCTACAGCAAAAGCAAATGTTGTTGTTCCTGCCAAGAATATGTCCACTTCTGATCCTCAAATTTCTGAAGTTCCAGTAATAGCAGATAAGAACATGGTAGGAACAAGTGCATCAGAAGAACCACAGCTGGTGATAAAGTTATCAAATACTTTGGTGGGCTTGGGTGAAACATTCTCAAGTTATGTGAAAGATAGCCGTCTGAAAAACATAGTTGATAGCTTTTTTGATCGAGTTTCAGAACTTGCTCCCGATGCCTCCTTGGCTAGCCTTGAGGAGATTTCAGAAAAGATTTTAGGTTTGTTGGAATTGCCGCAAACATCAGTGATATCTAATCAGATTAGCAATTTGAGTCAGCGCCTAGTGAAGATTCTTGGGGAAGGCCAGCAAACTGTTTCACCTCGGTTATTTGGGTGGCAAGAACGCCTCTCCGCAACCATTGAAGACCTGCAGAAACAGTTGGAGCTGATTATTAGCTATGATTGGGACTTTGATCATTATCTGGAGGAGGACGTACCTGCTGCG ATGGATTACATAAGAAAGCAGAGTGTACCAAAGGATGGAAAGTTGCTTGCCATTGGTCATTCCATGGGAGGAATCTTATTGTATGCGATGGTTTCGAAGTGTG GATTCGAAGGGGCTGAGCCAGAACTGGCAGCAATTGTTACTTTGGCTTCATCAGTTGACTACACAACATCCAACTCCTCACTCAAGATGCTATTGCCTCTT GCAGATCCAGCTGAGATGTTGCGCGTTCCTGCTATCCCACTAGGAGCATTACTGTCTACTACCTATCCTATATCATCCCGTGCACCATATATTCTGTCACTGCTGCGTTCTCAAATTTCAgccaaggagatgatggacccTGAACTTCTTTCAAAGCTTATCTTGAATAACTTTT GCACAGTACCTGCAAAGGTTCTATTACAGCTGACGACCGCATTCCGTGATGGTGGTCTGTGCAACAGGAATGGTACCTTTTTCTTCAAAGAGCATCTTCACAAAATCAAAGTTCCGGTACTTGCCCTTGCTGGAGATGAGGATCTGATTTGCCCCCCAGAAGCTGTTTACG AAACTGTGAAACTAATTCCTCAGCATTTGGTCACATACAAGGTTTTCGGAGCCCCTGAAGGCCCTCACTATGCACACTATGACTTAGTTGGAGGGCGGAAG GCTGTCCATGAAGTGTACCCATGTATAATAGAGTTTCTCTCTCAGCACGACAAAGTGTCTTCATGA